The proteins below come from a single Tachysurus fulvidraco isolate hzauxx_2018 chromosome 26, HZAU_PFXX_2.0, whole genome shotgun sequence genomic window:
- the nexmifa gene encoding neurite extension and migration factor: MDVLQDSGFAGPEHCPSPPNTTDNDSHDHLSDKSHILTHCDSTQPPLLAPPTLDSSSQTAEVPFSVIDLHDDSVSKATSLSSLSSFSSLSSLSSLTCSKPVSPWSMPQSCDRPPLSSMDSGGGDCISCLLPKNQSCESVLGLTSDFQSCPSSNISMQCLTSATTTGHYGDQVLSDQLLSGPTHPAGGNENAEEGKSLRESDSDDDPTSRSIYESLGEEAQDWSCLESLISESRMELLDLCSRSELAVNLFCEEDVENYMFQDEESTLGTDVCSLKIRYESYPDVVQERSEVPLQDESQLGFFPTLPCSRTESLQDKTDQSTEDKADDPTTPNSNFLFDLSNSPEDSGEFSDDSYCTGSSPDTWQAQQPHGQMSRENSCSSSQLSYRLRAKRKVAFREDYLYDVDSIESEKNAEKRKKLSIGPKKEWDDDWCPKKRRRSCRKEPPVIIKYIIINRFKGEKHMQVRLCKVEPSVSMVNLNPDSLLHYEKLAPLKAYWQKKEREQQEQNLLAAADKTKRLNGCKRPPSTTPKRKQRSTRLRIQRIPAVETPIPSQTAAALCNNQQEMTDSVKSTEDLQGATTHDALDNVETGKPTHPARAKSRTQEREEMRKLDKTVKIKKFKSEARLRAKKLQEAQKEENPTASELTEISSCLPENLSDSLESNLLTNETSIEKCTLTPTAPGTNENVDLLPGGYLQTLLEASDSSSTYFSTDQQQTGLLPVEVPLQPVQTCVLSPPSESELPHSPQPLNHIPHQTSFPETDHPEQSYPVNWPSQPTVEQLSFSPDIPTQSPVMPSGFQRPISVLAGDSTTVTGYSQVPLGTCRMAFEEPLLAEPHSDTDYGRSPVGSRVENGMGRLVSFNSLGSLSAASSNYSSLSLRDGEREREEEMSEISDGFLSHCSPQLVLQQSLEEITPLRESTDLLDISNFTPDKFRHSSLSEMSPPDTPSPSPQLLGNCGKGGGFLEAAGANVSWNCSTVPQVEQDASQNAHLLQAFTEEEEKEGLQSLKRSKKKGGKNGQSTKKTKTPKVAKCDRVKLPKQGSNSAKKIKALLEGKAAKDERKTDSGAPSPTPSLNIIGAQADWPNAGALSDDDQGEFQEPSNILSNIVSGMAEVQRFMRASVEPLWGPCLSPGQHALQSQTLKILGSSADLKKRSSASGASKGKKGTGRDGKTSSKLLAPGFFPTIGLDCLPLPHRPAHKKMYRHKSTTKFARDELLAGKRDIKGVALAALVEKQR, encoded by the coding sequence actCACATGATCATCTTTCTGACAAGTCACATATTCTGACGCACTGTGACTCCACCCAGCCTCCTCTTCTTGCCCCACCCACTCTGGATTCCTCAAGTCAGACAGCCGAAGTTCCCTTCAGTGTGATAGACCTGCACGATGACTCTGTCTCCAAAGccacctctctctcctccctctcgtcattctcttctctctcctccctctcatCGCTCACATGCTCCAAGCCTGTAAGTCCCTGGTCCATGCCTCAGAGCTGTGACAGGCCACCCCTTTCCAGCATGGATTCTGGAGGAGGAGATTGCATAAGTTGTTTACTTCCTAAGAACCAATCATGCGAGTCCGTTCTCGGGTTAACCTCCGATTTTCAGTCCTGCCCTTCCTCCAACATTAGCATGCAGTGCCTCACTTCTGCCACCACTACGGGCCATTATGGTGACCAAGTGCTATCTGATCAGTTGCTCAGTGGCCCCACTCATCCAGCTGGAGGTAATGAAAATGCAGAAGAAGGCAAGTCATTGCGAGAGAGCGACTCAGATGATGATCCAACCTCTAGGAGTATATATGAGAGCTTGGGGGAGGAGGCTCAAGACTGGAGCTGCCTGGAGTCCCTTATCAGCGAGAGCCGCATGGAACTATTAGACTTGTGCTCTCGCAGTGAGCTGGCAGTCAATCTGTTTTGCGAGGAAGATGTGGAAAACTACATGTTTCAAGATGAGGAGTCAACACTGGGTACTGATGTCTGTTCGCTCAAAATTCGCTATGAATCCTACCCAGATGTGGTGCAAGAACGGTCTGAGGTCCCCCTGCAAGACGAATCCCAACTAGGCTTTTTTCCCACTCTCCCTTGTAGCAGAACCGAAAGtttacaagacaagacagaccaATCAACCGAGGACAAGGCAGACGACCCAACAACCCCCAACAGCAATTTTCTTTTTGACCTCAGCAACTCCCCGGAGGATTCCGGTGAGTTCAGTGATGACAGCTACTGCACGGGCTCATCCCCTGACACCTGGCAAGCCCAGCAACCCCATGGTCAAATGTCCAGGGAAAATTCTTGCTCCTCCAGCCAGCTGAGCTACCGCCTTCGAGCCAAGAGGAAGGTTGCTTTTCGAGAAGACTACCTATATGATGTGGATTCAATAGAGAGTGAGAAGAATGCAGAAAAGCGCAAGAAGCTGTCGATCGGCCCTAAGAAAGAGTGGGACGATGACTGGTGTCCAAAGAAACGGCGCCGGTCATGTCGAAAGGAGCCGCCAGTcatcattaaatatattatcaTCAACCGCTTTAAAGGTGAGAAGCACATGCAAGTGAGGTTGTGTAAAGTGGAACCTTCAGTCTCAATGGTGAATCTAAACCCAGACTCCTTACTGCACTATGAAAAACTAGCACCTCTGAAGGCCTACTGGCAGAAGAAGGAAAGGGAACAGCAGGAGCAGAACTTATTAGCAGCTGCAGACAAAACCAAACGCCTCAATGGCTGCAAAAGGCCACCAAGTACTACCCCAAAACGCAAACAAAGGAGCACAAGACTCAGGATTCAGCGGATCCCTGCTGTAGAGACTCCAATCCCCAGCCAAACTGCTGCTGCCTTGTGTAACAATCAACAAGAAATGACTGACTCAGTAAAAAGCACAGAAGACCTACAAGGGGCCACAACACACGATGCCTTGGACAATGTAGAGACAGGTAAACCTACACATCCAGCCAGGGCTAAGAGCAGAacacaagagagagaggagatgagaaagTTAGACAAAACAGTGAAGATAAAGAAATTCAAAAGTGAAGCCAGACTGAGGGCTAAAAAGCTACAGGAAGCACAGAAAGAGGAAAACCCCACTGCCTCTGAACTTACAGAGATAAGTTCTTGTTTACCTGAAAACCTTAGTGACTCTTTGGAAAGTAATCTTCTCACAAATGAGACCTCGATTGAAAAATGCACTTTGACTCCCACTGCCCCTGGGACTAACGAGAATGTGGACCTCCTGCCTGGTGGATATCTACAGACTCTTCTGGAAGCTTCAGATTCTTCTAGCACATATTTTTCTACAGACCAGCAGCAGACAGGTTTGCTACCAGTTGAAGTCCCTCTGCAACCAGTTCAAACTTGTGTACTCTCCCCTCCATCAGAATCTGAGCTCCCTCATTCACCCCAGCCTCTCAATCATATCCCACACCAAACATCATTCCCTGAGACCGACCACCCCGAACAAAGTTACCCTGTCAACTGGCCTTCCCAGCCCACAGTTGAGCAGCTTTCATTCTCGCCTGACATCCCAACTCAGTCCCCAGTAATGCCATCAGGCTTTCAAAGACCAATTTCTGTACTAGCAGGGGACAGCACAACAGTGACAGGGTATAGCCAGGTACCACTGGGTACCTGCAGGATGGCATTTGAAGAGCCACTCTTGGCAGAACCCCATTCTGACACCGATTATGGGCGTAGTCCAGTGGGATCACGAGTTGAAAATGGCATGGGCCGTCTTGTCAGCTTTAACTCCCTGGGATCTCTTTCTGCAGCTTCAAGCAACTATAGTTCTCTTAGTCTCAGAGATGGTGAACGAGAACGAGAAGAAGAGATGAGTGAGATCAGTGATGGTTTCCTCTCGCATTGCAGCCCTCAGCTTGTTCTGCAACAGAGTCTTGAGGAGATCACTCCACTTCGAGAGTCCACCGACTTGCTTGACATATCAAACTTCACCCCTGACAAATTCCGTCATTCCTCCTTGTCTGAAATGTCCCCACCCGACACACCCAGCCCCTCACCACAGCTGCTGGGGAACTGTGGCAAAGGGGGGGGGTTTCTAGAAGCAGCAGGGGCTAATGTGAGTTGGAACTGCAGCACTGTCCCACAAGTGGAGCAAGATGCATCACAAAATGCACACCTCTTACAAGCATTCActgaggaggaagaaaaagaagggcTTCAAAGTCTTAAGAGGTCTAAAAAGAAGGGAGGAAAGAATGGACAAAGCACCAAAAAGACCAAAACTCCAAAGGTGGCTAAATGTGATAGGGTTAAGCTCCCGAAACAGGGTTCAAATTCTGCTAAGAAAATCAAGGCATTATTAGAGGGGAAAGCAGCTAAAGATGAGAGGAAAACAGATAGTGGTGCTCCTTCTCCAACCCCCTCCCTGAACATAATAGGAGCTCAGGCGGACTGGCCCAATGCTGGAGCTCTATCAGATGATGATCAGGGTGAGTTCCAAGAGCCATCAAACATCCTGTCCAATATTGTCTCTGGCATGGCAGAGGTGCAACGCTTCATGCGAGCCTCAGTGGAACCACTTTGGGGGCCTTGTCTGTCGCCAGGACAGCACGCTCTCCAAAGCCAAACACTGAAAATACTTGGTAGCAGTGCTGACCTTAAGAAACGGAGCAGTGCATCAGGAGCAAGTAAGGGGAAGAAAGGGACAGGGCGTGATGGAAAGACCTCGTCAAAACTTCTTGCACCGGGCTTCTTTCCGACTATCGGTTTGGATTGTCTCCCACTTCCTCACCGGCCTGCTCACAAAAAGATGTACCGTCACAAAAGCACCACAAAATTTGCCCGTGATGAACTTTTAGCGGGTAAAAGGGACATTAAAGGGGTTGCACTGGCAGCTTTGGTAGAGAAGCAGAGGTAA
- the prps1a gene encoding ribose-phosphate pyrophosphokinase 1a isoform X2: protein MPNIKIFSGSSHPDLSQKIADRLGLELGKVVTKKFSNQETCVEIGESVRGEDVYIIQSGCGEINDNLMELLIMINACKIASASRVTAVIPCFPYARQDKKDKSRAPISAKLVANMLSVAGADHIITMDLHASQIQGFFDIPVDNLYAEPAVLKWIKENINDWKNCTVVSPDAGGAKRCGGVTSIADRLNVDFALIHKERKKANEVDRMVLVGDVKDRVAILVDDMADTCGTICHAAEKLVSAGATKVYAILTHGIFSGPAISRINNANFEAVVVTNTIPQEDKITQCDKIQVNDISMILAEAIRRTHNGESVSYLFSHVPL, encoded by the exons ATGCCGAACATTAAGATTTTCAGCGGGAGCTCGCATCCGGATTTATCTCAGAAGATTGCTGATCGCTTGGGGCTGGAGCTCGGAAAGGTGGTGACGAAAAAATTTAGCAACCAGGAGACATG CGTAGAGATCGGGGAGAGTGTTCGTGGAGAAGATGTGTACATTATCCAGAGTGGGTGTGGTGAGATAAATGACAATTTGATGGAGTTGTTAATCATGATAAACGCGTGTAAAATAGCCTCAGCGTCTAGAGTGACAGCCGTCATCCCCTGCTTCCCCTACGCGCGCCAGGACAAGAAGGATAAG aGTCGTGCCCCTATCTCTGCTAAGCTGGTAGCAAATATGCTCTCTGTAGCAGGAGCAGATCACATCATAACCATGGACCTACACGCATCCCAAATACag ggctTTTTCGACATCCCTGTAGACAATCTGTACGCTGAGCCGGCCGTTCTCAAGTGGATCAAAGAAAATATAAACGACTGGAAAAACTGCACCGTCGTTTCTCCAGATGCTGGTGGAGCTAAGAG GTGTGGAGG ggtgacCTCCATAGCAGATCGTCTGAACGTGGACTTTGCCCTGATCCATAAAGAGAGGAAGAAGGCGAACGAAGTGGATCGTATGGTTCTGGTCGGGGACGTCAAAGACAGAGTCGCCATCTTAGTGGACGACATGGCGGACACGTGTGGGACAATCTGCCATGCTGCCGAGaa GTTAGTGTCTGCTGGTGCGACTAAAGTCTACGCCATCCTGACACACGGGATCTTCTCAGGCCCTGCCATCTCTCGCATAAACAATGCCAACTTTGAGGCCGTGGTCGTGACCAACACGATTCCTCAAGAGGACAAGATCACACAATGTGACAAGATCCAG GTGAATGACATCTCAATGATTTTGGCTGAAGCGATCAGACGAACCCACAACGGAGAGTCGGTGTCCTACCTGTTCAGTCacgtacctctataa
- the prps1a gene encoding ribose-phosphate pyrophosphokinase 1a isoform X4, giving the protein MPNIKIFSGSSHPDLSQKIADRLGLELGKVVTKKFSNQETCVEIGESVRGEDVYIIQSGCGEINDNLMELLIMINACKIASASRVTAVIPCFPYARQDKKDKSRAPISAKLVANMLSVAGADHIITMDLHASQIQGFFDIPVDNLYAEPAVLKWIKENINDWKNCTVVSPDAGGAKRVTSIADRLNVDFALIHKERKKANEVDRMVLVGDVKDRVAILVDDMADTCGTICHAAEKLVSAGATKVYAILTHGIFSGPAISRINNANFEAVVVTNTIPQEDKITQCDKIQVNDISMILAEAIRRTHNGESVSYLFSHVPL; this is encoded by the exons ATGCCGAACATTAAGATTTTCAGCGGGAGCTCGCATCCGGATTTATCTCAGAAGATTGCTGATCGCTTGGGGCTGGAGCTCGGAAAGGTGGTGACGAAAAAATTTAGCAACCAGGAGACATG CGTAGAGATCGGGGAGAGTGTTCGTGGAGAAGATGTGTACATTATCCAGAGTGGGTGTGGTGAGATAAATGACAATTTGATGGAGTTGTTAATCATGATAAACGCGTGTAAAATAGCCTCAGCGTCTAGAGTGACAGCCGTCATCCCCTGCTTCCCCTACGCGCGCCAGGACAAGAAGGATAAG aGTCGTGCCCCTATCTCTGCTAAGCTGGTAGCAAATATGCTCTCTGTAGCAGGAGCAGATCACATCATAACCATGGACCTACACGCATCCCAAATACag ggctTTTTCGACATCCCTGTAGACAATCTGTACGCTGAGCCGGCCGTTCTCAAGTGGATCAAAGAAAATATAAACGACTGGAAAAACTGCACCGTCGTTTCTCCAGATGCTGGTGGAGCTAAGAG ggtgacCTCCATAGCAGATCGTCTGAACGTGGACTTTGCCCTGATCCATAAAGAGAGGAAGAAGGCGAACGAAGTGGATCGTATGGTTCTGGTCGGGGACGTCAAAGACAGAGTCGCCATCTTAGTGGACGACATGGCGGACACGTGTGGGACAATCTGCCATGCTGCCGAGaa GTTAGTGTCTGCTGGTGCGACTAAAGTCTACGCCATCCTGACACACGGGATCTTCTCAGGCCCTGCCATCTCTCGCATAAACAATGCCAACTTTGAGGCCGTGGTCGTGACCAACACGATTCCTCAAGAGGACAAGATCACACAATGTGACAAGATCCAG GTGAATGACATCTCAATGATTTTGGCTGAAGCGATCAGACGAACCCACAACGGAGAGTCGGTGTCCTACCTGTTCAGTCacgtacctctataa
- the prps1a gene encoding ribose-phosphate pyrophosphokinase 1a isoform X3 produces the protein MPNIKIFSGSSHPDLSQKIADRLGLELGKVVTKKFSNQETCVEIGESVRGEDVYIIQSGCGEINDNLMELLIMINACKIASASRVTAVIPCFPYARQDKKDKVGSRAPISAKLVANMLSVAGADHIITMDLHASQIQGFFDIPVDNLYAEPAVLKWIKENINDWKNCTVVSPDAGGAKRVTSIADRLNVDFALIHKERKKANEVDRMVLVGDVKDRVAILVDDMADTCGTICHAAEKLVSAGATKVYAILTHGIFSGPAISRINNANFEAVVVTNTIPQEDKITQCDKIQVNDISMILAEAIRRTHNGESVSYLFSHVPL, from the exons ATGCCGAACATTAAGATTTTCAGCGGGAGCTCGCATCCGGATTTATCTCAGAAGATTGCTGATCGCTTGGGGCTGGAGCTCGGAAAGGTGGTGACGAAAAAATTTAGCAACCAGGAGACATG CGTAGAGATCGGGGAGAGTGTTCGTGGAGAAGATGTGTACATTATCCAGAGTGGGTGTGGTGAGATAAATGACAATTTGATGGAGTTGTTAATCATGATAAACGCGTGTAAAATAGCCTCAGCGTCTAGAGTGACAGCCGTCATCCCCTGCTTCCCCTACGCGCGCCAGGACAAGAAGGATAAGGTGGGG aGTCGTGCCCCTATCTCTGCTAAGCTGGTAGCAAATATGCTCTCTGTAGCAGGAGCAGATCACATCATAACCATGGACCTACACGCATCCCAAATACag ggctTTTTCGACATCCCTGTAGACAATCTGTACGCTGAGCCGGCCGTTCTCAAGTGGATCAAAGAAAATATAAACGACTGGAAAAACTGCACCGTCGTTTCTCCAGATGCTGGTGGAGCTAAGAG ggtgacCTCCATAGCAGATCGTCTGAACGTGGACTTTGCCCTGATCCATAAAGAGAGGAAGAAGGCGAACGAAGTGGATCGTATGGTTCTGGTCGGGGACGTCAAAGACAGAGTCGCCATCTTAGTGGACGACATGGCGGACACGTGTGGGACAATCTGCCATGCTGCCGAGaa GTTAGTGTCTGCTGGTGCGACTAAAGTCTACGCCATCCTGACACACGGGATCTTCTCAGGCCCTGCCATCTCTCGCATAAACAATGCCAACTTTGAGGCCGTGGTCGTGACCAACACGATTCCTCAAGAGGACAAGATCACACAATGTGACAAGATCCAG GTGAATGACATCTCAATGATTTTGGCTGAAGCGATCAGACGAACCCACAACGGAGAGTCGGTGTCCTACCTGTTCAGTCacgtacctctataa
- the prps1a gene encoding ribose-phosphate pyrophosphokinase 1a isoform X1, with protein sequence MPNIKIFSGSSHPDLSQKIADRLGLELGKVVTKKFSNQETCVEIGESVRGEDVYIIQSGCGEINDNLMELLIMINACKIASASRVTAVIPCFPYARQDKKDKVGSRAPISAKLVANMLSVAGADHIITMDLHASQIQGFFDIPVDNLYAEPAVLKWIKENINDWKNCTVVSPDAGGAKRCGGVTSIADRLNVDFALIHKERKKANEVDRMVLVGDVKDRVAILVDDMADTCGTICHAAEKLVSAGATKVYAILTHGIFSGPAISRINNANFEAVVVTNTIPQEDKITQCDKIQVNDISMILAEAIRRTHNGESVSYLFSHVPL encoded by the exons ATGCCGAACATTAAGATTTTCAGCGGGAGCTCGCATCCGGATTTATCTCAGAAGATTGCTGATCGCTTGGGGCTGGAGCTCGGAAAGGTGGTGACGAAAAAATTTAGCAACCAGGAGACATG CGTAGAGATCGGGGAGAGTGTTCGTGGAGAAGATGTGTACATTATCCAGAGTGGGTGTGGTGAGATAAATGACAATTTGATGGAGTTGTTAATCATGATAAACGCGTGTAAAATAGCCTCAGCGTCTAGAGTGACAGCCGTCATCCCCTGCTTCCCCTACGCGCGCCAGGACAAGAAGGATAAGGTGGGG aGTCGTGCCCCTATCTCTGCTAAGCTGGTAGCAAATATGCTCTCTGTAGCAGGAGCAGATCACATCATAACCATGGACCTACACGCATCCCAAATACag ggctTTTTCGACATCCCTGTAGACAATCTGTACGCTGAGCCGGCCGTTCTCAAGTGGATCAAAGAAAATATAAACGACTGGAAAAACTGCACCGTCGTTTCTCCAGATGCTGGTGGAGCTAAGAG GTGTGGAGG ggtgacCTCCATAGCAGATCGTCTGAACGTGGACTTTGCCCTGATCCATAAAGAGAGGAAGAAGGCGAACGAAGTGGATCGTATGGTTCTGGTCGGGGACGTCAAAGACAGAGTCGCCATCTTAGTGGACGACATGGCGGACACGTGTGGGACAATCTGCCATGCTGCCGAGaa GTTAGTGTCTGCTGGTGCGACTAAAGTCTACGCCATCCTGACACACGGGATCTTCTCAGGCCCTGCCATCTCTCGCATAAACAATGCCAACTTTGAGGCCGTGGTCGTGACCAACACGATTCCTCAAGAGGACAAGATCACACAATGTGACAAGATCCAG GTGAATGACATCTCAATGATTTTGGCTGAAGCGATCAGACGAACCCACAACGGAGAGTCGGTGTCCTACCTGTTCAGTCacgtacctctataa
- the prps1a gene encoding ribose-phosphate pyrophosphokinase 1a isoform X5, whose amino-acid sequence MLSVAGADHIITMDLHASQIQGFFDIPVDNLYAEPAVLKWIKENINDWKNCTVVSPDAGGAKRCGGVTSIADRLNVDFALIHKERKKANEVDRMVLVGDVKDRVAILVDDMADTCGTICHAAEKLVSAGATKVYAILTHGIFSGPAISRINNANFEAVVVTNTIPQEDKITQCDKIQVNDISMILAEAIRRTHNGESVSYLFSHVPL is encoded by the exons ATGCTCTCTGTAGCAGGAGCAGATCACATCATAACCATGGACCTACACGCATCCCAAATACag ggctTTTTCGACATCCCTGTAGACAATCTGTACGCTGAGCCGGCCGTTCTCAAGTGGATCAAAGAAAATATAAACGACTGGAAAAACTGCACCGTCGTTTCTCCAGATGCTGGTGGAGCTAAGAG GTGTGGAGG ggtgacCTCCATAGCAGATCGTCTGAACGTGGACTTTGCCCTGATCCATAAAGAGAGGAAGAAGGCGAACGAAGTGGATCGTATGGTTCTGGTCGGGGACGTCAAAGACAGAGTCGCCATCTTAGTGGACGACATGGCGGACACGTGTGGGACAATCTGCCATGCTGCCGAGaa GTTAGTGTCTGCTGGTGCGACTAAAGTCTACGCCATCCTGACACACGGGATCTTCTCAGGCCCTGCCATCTCTCGCATAAACAATGCCAACTTTGAGGCCGTGGTCGTGACCAACACGATTCCTCAAGAGGACAAGATCACACAATGTGACAAGATCCAG GTGAATGACATCTCAATGATTTTGGCTGAAGCGATCAGACGAACCCACAACGGAGAGTCGGTGTCCTACCTGTTCAGTCacgtacctctataa